Below is a genomic region from Aurantimonas sp. HBX-1.
GGACGTGGTGCCCTTCGTCGCCGTCGCCGATGCGCTGGCCGGCGCCGGCTTCGCGGCGCCCGCGATCCACCGGGCCGACCTCGAACGCGGCCTGCTGCTGATCGAGCATCTCGGCGAGGGCACGCTGCTGGACGACGCGGGGCGCCCGGTCGCGGAGCGCTACGAGGCCGCCGTCCTCTGCCTTGCCGACCTGCACGAGACGGACTGGCCCGCGGAGCTGCCCGTCGCCGGCGGCGCCGTCTACACGGTGCCCGCGTTCGATCCCGGCGCCATGGCGATCGAGGTCGATCTGCTGCCGGACTGGTATCTGCCGCGCGCCAGGGGCCGCGCCGCCACTCCCGAGGAACGGGCGACATTCGCCGGAATCTGGAGCGACCTCTTTGCCGAACTGCGCGCGGCGGAGACCAACCTCGTCCTGCGCGACTTCCATTCGCCGAACGTCATCTGGCGTCCGCGCGAGACGGGGCGCCGGCGGATCGGGCTGATCGATTTCCAGGACGCGGTGATCGGCCCCTCCGCATACGACGTGGCGGCGCTCGCCCAGGATGCGCGCGTCGACGTCCCCGAAGCGCTCGAGATGCGCCTGCGCGAGGCCTATGTCGCGCGGCGAAGGGAAGGCGATCCCGGCTTCGACGCCGACGGCTTCGAGCGCGCCTATGCGATCATGGCGGCACAGCGCGCCTCCAAGGTGCTCGGAATCTTCGTCCGGCTTCTGGAACGCGACGGCAAGCCGCAATATCTGCGTCACATACCGCGGATTAAGACCTATCTTGGCCGGACGCTCGGCCACCCCTCGCTGGCAGCGCTGAAAGCGCTTTATGCCGCCTGGGGTGTCCTCGACGACGAGGCCTCCTGAACTCTCGACATGCGACGGACGATGACCCCTGTGAAATCCCCGACCTTCAAGCCGACCACCGCGATGGTGCTCGCCGCCGGCCTCGGCAAGCGGATGCGGCCGATCACCTCGACCATCCCCAAGCCGCTGGTCGAGGTGCGGGGCCGGGCGCTGATCGACTACGGGCTCGACGCGCTGGCGCGCAACGGGGTCACCCGGGTGGTGGTCAACGTCCACTACCTCCCCGACCTGATGAAGGCGCATCTCAAGCGCCGCAAGGACATGGAGATCGTCATCTCCGACGAGCGCGACAATCTGCTCGATTCCGGCGGCGGCATCGTCAAGGCACTGCCGGCGCTGGGCGAGGAGCCGTTCTACGTCATCAATTCCGACACGTTCTGGATCGACGGCTACCGCGACAATCTCGACCTCATGGCCGATCTCTGGGATCCCTCGAAGATGGACGTCAGCCTGCTGATCGCCGAGATGCGGCAGGCGACCGGCTATGACGGGCGCGGAGACTTCGCCATGGACCCCGAAGGACGTCTTTCGCGGGTGGCCGAGCGCGACATGTCGCCGTTCATCTACGCCGGCGCGGCGATCATCAAGCCGTCGGTGTTTACCGGCATGAAGCCGGAGAAATTCTCGCTGAACCGGATCTTCGACAACGCCATCGACGCCGGTCGGCTCTACGGCGTCCGGCTGGGCGGGCTGTGGATCACCGTCGGCACGCCCGCCGCCCTCGTCGAGGCCGAGGCGGCCTTCCTGTCCAGCGCTGCGGCATAACGGCGGGCGACGCATCGCCGCCGCCCAGCCATGGCGAATGCGTCGCCGGCAGTGGGTTCGGCGCCGCCCCTGCCCTTGACGTAGCGGCTGGACCTGCAGAGATAGCCGATTGCGGCGACATTCCACGGAACCGTCGTCCTTTCCGGAACCCGACCACCGCCGGCACGCATCCATGCGAATTCCGCTGCGACACGCGCAGCGCTTCCCGTCACCGCGTCCCGAGCCAGGAGGGGCTGAGACTTGGCTGATCTGTTGATGGCCGACCCCGCCGACCCGTCCGTGCTCCGGTTCCTCGAGGGCGACGGCGAGGTCCGCCGGCTGATGCGCCACCGCGACTGGTCCACATCGCCGCTCGGCGAACCGGCGACATGGCCGTCCTCGCTGCGCAGCGCCATCGGCCTGATACTCGACTCGGGCCTGCCGATGTTCGTGGCCTGGGGTCCGGGGCTCGGCTTCCTCTACAACGACGCCTATTCCCGCATCCTCGGCAACAAGCACCCGACCGGGCTCGGGCAGCCCTTTCAGGCGGTCTGGCCGGAGATCTGGGCCGATGTCGGGCCGCTGGTCGACAAGGCGCTCCGCGGCGAGGCGACGATGCTCGAGAACTGGCCGCTGGTGGTGAACCGCTACGGCCACGACGAAAAGGCCTATTTCACCTTCTCCTATTCCCCCATCCGGGACGAGAACGGCACCGTTCGCGGCATGCTGTGCGGCGTCTCCGAGACCACCGGCCAGATGGAAGCCGAACACCAGCTGCGCGAGAGCGAGGCGCGCTTCCGCAGCATGGCCGACAGCGCTCCGATGATGATCTGGGTGACCGGGCCCGACGGCTCCTGCAGCTACCTCAACCAGCCGTGGTACGAATATACCGGCCAGACCGAGCAGGAAGGCGAGGGCTACGGCTGGCTGAACACGACGCATCCCGACGACCGCGAGGAGGCCGAACGGGCCTTCCATGCCGCCAACGCGGCGCGGGTGCCGTTTCGCGTGGAGTACCGGCTGCGGCGGCGCGACGGCGCCTATCGCTGGGCGATCGACGCGGCCCGCCCGCGCTTCGCCGAGGACGGCAGCTATCTCGGTTATGTCGGCTGCGTCATCGACATCGACGAACGACGCGAGGCGGAGAACGCGCTGCGCGAGAGCGAGGACAACTATCGCCACGTCGTCGAGCTCAACCCGCAGACGACGTGGACGGCGGGACCGGGCGGCCAGATCGACCGGGTGGCGGAGCGCTGGCGCGAATGGACTGGCACCAGCGGCCTCGGCGCGTCCTGGGGCGACGTCCTGCACCCGGAGGACCTGGAGCCCTCGATCGCCGCCTGGCGGAAGGCCCTGGCCACGGGCGTGCCCTACGATGTCGAGCATCGCGCCCGGATGGTCTCGGGCCGCTATCACTGGATGCACTCGCGCGCCTATCCGCGGCGCGACGCCGAGGGGCGGATCGTGCGCTGGTACGGCTCGACCGAGGACATCCACGGCCGCAAGGTCGGCGAGGAACACCTCCATCTGATGATCAACGAGCTGAACCACCGGGTGAAGAACTCCCTCGCCACGGTCCAGGCGATCGCCTCGCAGACCTTTCGCAACCCGGTCTCATGGGAGCACGCGCGGCAGGATTTCTCGCATCGCCTGCTCGCCCTGGCGCGCGCCCACGACGTGCTGACCGAGGCGAGCTGGAGCGGCGCGACGCTGCAGGCGGTGGTCGACCGTGCACTGGCGGCGCATCGCGGGCCCGATGGCGGTCAGATCTCCGCCGACGGCCCGCTGGTCAACCTGACCCCGAAGACCGCGCTGGCGCTTTCCCTGGCGCTCCACGAGCTGTGCACCAACGCGTCGAAATACGGCGCCCTGTCGGTCGAGCATGGCCGGGTGGAGATCACCTGGACCGAATCCGGACCGCCGACCAACCGTCGGCTGCTGATGACCTGGCGCGAGATCGGCGGCCCGCCGGTGAGCGTGCCGACCCGCAAGGGCTTCGGCACCAGGCTGATCGAGAAGAGCCTCGCCGGCGAGCTCGACGGGGTGGTTGCCCTGTCCTTCGAGCCGGACGGCGTCGTCTGCCGGATCGACGTGCCCTCGGCCGGCAGCGCATAGGCCGGCATCCCGCCGGCGCCGGCGGACCGGTGCGAATCGCCGATCGCGCCTGTAGACTCGCGCGATGAACGCCAACATCCTGTCGATCCCGCCCGGCCGGCCCTTCCTGCCGACCCTCGCCGACAGCCTGCTGGCCGGCCGCATCGTCCCGTCGTTTTCCTACCGGGGCGATCCGCTGGCGCTCGCGGACGTGACCATCTACGTGCCGACGCGCCGCGCCGCGCGGGCGCTCGCCGGGGAATTCTCGCGGGCGCTCGGCAAGGGCAGCGCGATCCTTCCCGCCATCCGGCCGATCGGCGAGAGCGACGCTGCCGACCTCTTCGCCGCGCCGCAGGAACGCCCCACCCTGCTGCCGGTGATGGACGAGCTGACCCGGCGGCTGCATCTGGCGCGCCTCGCCCGGCACTGGCGCGCCGCCACCGCCGCCAGCGAGCGCCAGGCGCTCGGCCTCGAGGCGCCGGTGCTGCCGGCCTCGGCGGCGGACGCGCTGTGGCTCGCCGGCGATCTCGGCACGCTGCTCGACGAGGTCGAGACGGAGGGGACGTCGCTGGCCGGCATCGCCGCGCTGGCGCCGGACGACCTCGCCGACTGGTGGCGCCTGACCCTGCAGTTCCTGGCGATCGTCACCGAACACTGGCCGGCGCTGCTGGCCGAACAGGGCCGCGTCAGCGAGGCCGCGGCGCGCAATGCCTGGCTGCGCGGCGAGGCCGAACGGCTGCGGCGGGACGGCGCGCGCGGGCCGGTGATCCTCGCCGGCTCGACCGCCACGGCGCCGGCGACTCTGGAGCTGATGCATGCCATCGCCCATCTGGAGCAGGGCGCGCTGGTGCTGCCGGGCCTCGACCGGCACCTGCCGCCCGCGACCTTCGACGCGATCGCAAGGGATGCCTCGATCGCCGCGCCCGGCCACCCGCAATACGGCCTGAAGTCGATCCTCGACCGCTTCGCCCGCGCCCCGGCAAGCGTCGAACATCTCGCAGCCGGCGAGGATCCGGCGCTGGCGGCGCGCGAGGCCTTCGTCGCCGACGCGCTGCGCCCGGCCGAGACGACGGACGCCTGGGCGGAGGGAAGCCTCAAGCACGGGCCAGAGGCGCTCGACGGCATGGCGCTGGTCGAGGCCGAGGACGAGCGCGAAGAGGCGATGGCGATCGCCTGCGCCATGCGCGACGCGCTCGCCGACCCGCAGGCGACGGCGGCGCTGATCACGCCGGACCGCAACCTCGCCCGCCGCGTCGTCTCGGAACTGTCGCGCTTCGGCATCGCGGCGAACGATTCCGCCGGCCGGCCGCTCTCGGCGACCGCGCCCGGAACGCTGGCGGCGACCGCCATCGAGGTGGCGCTGAAGCCGGGCGATCCGATCGCGCTCGTCGCGCTGCTCAAGCATCCGCTGACCCGGCTCGGCATGGACGCGGGCGAGGCACGGCGCGCGGCCCGCGCGATCGAGCTGATCGCGCTGCGCGGTTCGGTCGGCGTCGCCGACGGCGCAAAGCTCGCCGCGGTCCAGGCGGCAAGGCGCAAGGCGCTGGAAGAGCATCCCCGCCGCTACGCCCGCCCGGTGCGGCAGGTGAGCGCCGCCGAGCGCGATCTCGCGGACACGATGGCGCAGCGGCTGGAGGAAGCGCTGGCGCCGCTGGTGACGCTGCGGTCCGCGAGCGGCGAGCTCGCCGACTATGCGCTGGCGATCACGCTCTGCCTCGAGGCGCTGGCGCGCTCGCCGACGGGCAGCGCCGAGGAACTCTATGCCGGCGAGGCCGGGCAGGCGCTGGCGGGCTTCCTCTCCGGCCTGGTGCAGGCGCCCCGCACCGGCTTCGACTTCGCGGCGGCCGAGCTGCCCGACGTGGTGGCGGCGCTGATGGCCGGCGAGACGGTGCGGCCGCGTGGCGGCCTGTCGGCGCGGGCCTTCGTCTGGGGCACGCTGGAGGCGCGGCTGCAGCATGTCGACGTGGCGGTGCTCGGCGGCCTCAACGAAGGCACCTGGCCGGCAGGGGCCCGCTCAGGTGCGTTTCTCTCCCGGGTGATGCGGCGCGAGATCGCGCTCGATCCGCCGGAGCGCCGGATCGGCCTTGCCGCGCATGATTTCTGGATGGCGATGGGCACCCGGCGGGTGATCCTGTCGCGGGCGCGCCGGTCCGGCGGCGCGCCCGCGATCGCGTCGCGCTGGCTGCAGCGGCTGCTGACCCTCGCCGGCCCGGAGGGCGCCGACCGCCTCGTCCGCGAGGGCGAGACCTTCCTCGTCCACGCGCGCGACCTCGACCGCACCGGGACCGCGGCGCGCGTCGCGCGGCCGACCCCGCGCCCGCCGCTGGCCGATCGTCCGACCAGGTATCGCATCACCGATGTCGAGACGCTGATCCGCGACCCCTACGCCATCCACGCCCGCGACATATTGCGGCTGGAGAAGCTGCCGGAGCTGATGCGCGACCCGCATGCGGCCGAGCGCGGCAACCTTTTCCACGAGATCCTCGGCGGGTTCGTGATCGAGGGGAACGATCCGGAGGCGGAGGACGCCGTCGCCGAACTCCTCGCCATCGCCCGCGAGGCCTTCGAGGCGGAAGCGCTGCCGGCCGACATCCATGCCGTCTGGTGGCCGCGCATGGAGACGCTGGCGACGAACTACATCGTCTGGGAGCGCGAGCGCGGGGCCAATGTGGCGGAGCGTCATGCCGAGATCGCAGGATCGCAGGAACTGCCCGGGCTTTCGACGACCCTCACCGGCCGCGCCGACCGGATCGACCTGATGCGCGACGGCTCGACCGAGATCATCGACTTCAAGACCGGCACCACCCCCTCGGTGTCGCAGGCGCGCGCGCTCCTGGCGCCGCAGCTGCCGCTGGAGGGCGCCATGGCCAAGCGCGGCGGCTTCGGCGAGGCGGCGACGGCGACCCGCATCGCCGACCTCGTCTATGTCCGGCTGCGCGAGCGCGCGGTCCATGGAGAACGCCTCGGCACCGACGGCGGCAAGAACGGCGAACCGGTCGATCCCGACGCGCTGAGCGAGGAGGCCTTCGCCAAGCTGCTCGGCCTCGCCGCCGCCTACCGGCAGGAGACGACGCCGTTCACGTCGCGGGTGCGGCCGTTCCTCGCCGGCGACATGTCGGGCCCCTACGACCATCTGGCGCGGGCGCAGGAATGGGCGATCGGTATGGATGAACCCGGCGAGGAGGGCACGTCATGAGCGGCTTCGTCGGCATCGAGCAGACCCTCGCCACGCAGGCGCGCGCCGCCAACCCGACCCTTTCGGTGTTCGTGTCGGCGAATGCCGGCTCCGGCAAGACGCATGTGCTGACCGAGCGCGTGGTGCGTCTGCTGCTGTCCGGCGTCGAGCCGGCGCGCATCCTCTGCCTCACCTACACCAAGGCGGCGGCGGCGGAGATGTCGACCCGGGTCTTCGCGCGGCTCGCCCGCTGGGCGACAGCGGCGCCCGACGAGCTGGAGAAGGAGATCGCCGCGCTCGACGGCAGTCGGCCGGACCCTGCGCGCGTCGCCGCGGCCCGGCGGCTGTTCGCGGAGGCGCTGGAGACGCCGGGCGGGCTGAAGATCCAGACCATCCACGCCTTCTGCGAGGCGATCCTCCACCAGTTTCCGCTCGAGGCGAACGTCCCCGGGCATTTCGAGGTGCTGGACGAGACCGAGAGCGCGGCGCTGCTCGGCGAGGCGCGGCGCCGGCTGATCACCGGCGCCAGCGCCACGCTGGCGAAGGACGATGCCGCGCAGCTGCTGGCCGAGGCCTTCGCCACGGCGCTGTCGCTGGCCGGCGAATGGGGCCTCGACCAGCTGATCGACGAGATCGTCCGCAAGCGCGACGCGATCCGCCGGCATGTCGACGAGGCCGGCGGCCTCACCGGGGCGATCGACCTGCTGCGCCGGGCGCTCGGCGTTCCGTCCGACGCGGCGGAGGCGTCGATCCTCGCAGAGGCCTTCCCGGGCGACGGCTGGGACGAGACCTTCTGCCGCAAGCTCCTCGCCCTCGCCGGGACGAGCGACAAGCAGACCGACAGGACGCTCTGCGAGCGGCTGACGGCGTTACTCGACCCTTCGAACGCGCTGGACCACGTCGGGCGCTACAACAAGCTCCGGACGATCTGCCTCACCCAGAAGGGCGCCCCCTGCAAACCCGGGAGCGTGGCGACCAAGGCGGTCACGGACTTCATCGAGGACTTCGGCGACCGGCTGGAGCGCTTCCAGGCGCATCTCGCAGGCGTCGAGGACCGGCTTGCCTCGCTGCGCCTGTTCGAGGCAAGCCGCGCCGCGCTCGTGCTCGCCGACCGGCTGGAGCGCGACTATGCGCTGCTGAAGCGTCGCCGCGGCCGGCTGGATTTCGAGGATTTGATCGTGCGCACCGCCGATCTTCTGACCCGCTCGGAAGCTTCCTCCTGGGTGCACTACAAGCTCGACCAGGGCATCGACCACGTGCTGATCGACGAGGCGCAGGATACGAGTCCCCGGCAGTGGCAGGTGATGCGCCAGCTGGTCGACGAGTTCTTCGCCGGGGCGGGCGCGCGCAACGTGGCGCGCACCGTGTTCGCGGTCGGCGACGAGAAGCAGTCGATCTACTCCTTCCAGGGCGCCTCGCCGCGCATGTTCGGCGAGGAGCGCCGGGCGATGGCGCGTCGGGCCCGCGACGCCGGGGCGGCATTCGAGACGGTGCGCCTCACCCAGTCCTTCCGCACGGCGGCGCCGGTGCTGGCGGCGGTCGACAAGGTGTTCGCCGACCCGCTCAACCGCAAGGGCGTCGCCTTCGACGACGAGGTGCCGACGCATCACACGGCGCGTGGGCAAGCGCCCGGCCTGGTTGAGATCTGGCCGGCCTATGTCGCGGAGGCCCAGCCGGAATCGCGCGACTGGCTGCAGCCGCTCGACCACGAGCCCGCCAACTCGCCCGCCAACCGCCTCGCCCGCCGGATCGCGGCGCAGATCGGCGCCTGGCTCGGCGACACGATCGCCCACAAGGGCGGCACCAAGCGTCTGTCGCCGGGCGATTTCATCGTGCTGGTGCGCAAGCGCTCGGTCTTCGTCGCGGCGATGGCCAAGGCGCTGCGCGACGAGAAGATCGCGGTGGCGGGCGCCGACCGGCTGGTGATCACCGACCATATCGCGGTCAAGGACCTGATGGCGCTCGGCCGGACGGTGGCGAATTTCGAGGACGATCTGTCGCTCGCCGAGGTGCTGAAGTCGCCGCTGTTCGACTTCTCCGACGACGAACTGATGGCGCTCGCCTTGTCGCGCGAGGACTGGGAGCCGCTGTCGCTGGGGCTGCGGCGCCTCGCCGGGCCGGAAGGCCTGGTGCGGCTGCCGGAATTCGTGCCGGACGAGACCGCCGCGGCGTTCCTGGCCAAGGCGCGCGCGGCGCTCGCCCGGCTGGACACACTGCGCGACCGGGCCGGATTCGAGACGATCTTCGCCTTCTATGCGCGCATCCTCGGCCCGGAGGGGGGCCGCCGACAGCTGACCGCCCGGCTCGGCTCCGACTCCGGCGAGGTGATCGACGCGTTTCTCGACCTTGCCCTGTCGGAGGAGGAGGCGGGCATGCCCGGCCTCGACGCCTTCCTGTCGCGGCTCGCCTCGGCGCCGCCGGTGCTCAAGCGCGAGATGGACCAGGGCCGCGGCGCGGTGCGGATCATGACCACCCACGCCGCCAAGGGGCTGGAGGCGCCGGTAGTGTTCCTGGTCGATCCGGGCTCGGCGCCGTTCGTCCATGCCCATGGGGCGCGGCTGATGGAATGGCCCACCATGCCGGGGCTGCGGCCGGGCCAGGCGCCGGGCTTCGTCTGGCGCGCCGCCAAGGAGCTCGAGAACGGTGTCGTCGCCGAGCTGAAGGAAACCGAGAAGGAGCTGGCCGAGGAGGAATACCGTCGGCTGCTCTATGTCGGCATGACCCGCGCCGCCGACCGGCTGGTGATCTGCGGCACCGCCGGGACGCGCGGCCCCAACGAGGCGGCGTGGCTGCCACGCGTGCAGGCGGCGCTCGAGGCCGACTGCCGGCCGGTCGAGGATTCCGACGGCGCGGTCATCGCCTGGCGCTACGGCGACGACGGGCCGGCGGGCACGGTTTCGCAGGAAGGCCCCTCGGTCCAGCCGGACGCTGCCCCGGCGCGTCCGCTGGACCTGTCGCCGCTGCCGCCGGAGATCCTGCCGCCGCGGCCGCTGTCGCCGTCATCAGCCGGCGCGGCCACCGAGATCGAGCCCGTCGAGATGGCGGGGACCATCGATGCCGGATTCGTCTCGCCGGTGCTCGGCGCCGGCGAGACGCCGTCGCTGGCCATCCGCCGCGGCCTGATCGTCCACCGGCTGCTGCAGGTGCTGCCGGAGCTCGCGGCGGGCGAGCGGGAAGCGGCGGCCGAACGCTTCGTCGCCGCGAGCGCCGACGACATGAGCCAAGGCGAGCAGGCGCGGCTCGTCGCCTCGGCGCTCGCCGTGCTGGAGGCGCCGGACTTCGCGCCGATCTTCGCGCCCGGCAGCCGCGCCGAGGTCTCGGTCGTCGGCGAGATCCGCCTCGCCGGCCGCGCCTTCCGGGTCAACGGCACGATCGACCGGCTGGCGGTGACGCCGGAGGCGGTGCTGATCGTCGACTACAAGACCAACCGGCCGCCGCCGGCGACGCTGGCCGATGTGGCGCCGGCCTACGTGCTGCAGCTGGCGCTTTATCGCGAGATCCTGAAGCCGCTCTATCCGGACCGGCCGATCCTCGCGGCCCTGCTGTTCACCGAGGCGCCGCGGCTGATCCCGCTCGACGAGGCGACGATGGAAGCCGCCATCGCGCGGCGATCCTCGGCCGATGTCGCCGAGCGCGGCGATCCGGCGGTCGTCGCCGCAGGGTCAACGGAACGTCAACCGAACGCCCCCGTCGCTTGATTTGCCGCTTACCGCCTTCTACCTAGGAAGAGAACTCGTTTGAGGAGCCGCCCGATGGCCACGAAGAAAATCGATACCAACAATTTCAAGACCGACGTTCTGGAGAACGCCAAGCCGGTCGTCGTGGATTTCTGGGCGGAGTGGTGCGGCCCCTGCAAGATGATCGCGCCGGCGCTCGAGGAAATCTCCAACGAGATGCCGAACATTGAGGTCGCCAAGGTCAATATCGACGAGAACCCGGACATCGCGGCGAAGTTCGGCGTGCGGTCGATCCCGACGCTGATGCTGTTCAAGGACGGCAAGCCGGCCGCCATCCAGGTCGGCGCGCAGTCGAAGTCGAAGCTGGTCGACTGGATCAAGGGCGCTGCCTGAGCGCCTTGCGACCACGCAAGCGTTTCACGTGAATCAGAAAAGCCCGGGGCCGACGCTCCGGGCTTTTCTGTATCTGGCCGCGCGATGCCTCGGGCCGCGGGTATCAGCTTCCCAAATAGTCCTCGTCGCTGACCGGCTCGAGCCATTCGACGGTGTTGCCGTCCTCGGCTTCATGCATGGCGAGGTGGCTCACCATCGTGTCCGGTCCGGCGCCATGCCAGTGCTTCTCCCCCGGCGGGATCCACACCACGTCGCCGGCGCCGATCGTCTGGATGGGCCCGCCGCGAGTCTGGCAGCGGCCGGTGCCGGCGGTGACATAGAGCGTCTGGCCAAGCGGGTGGGTGTGCCAGGCGGTGCGGGCGCCCGGCTCGAAGGTCACCAGCGTGGCCCGCAGCCGCGACGGCCCGGGCGTCTCGACGATCGGGTCCTGCCAGACCGTGCCGGTGAAATAGCTGGCCGGCGCCCGTTTCGTCGGCACCGTCCCGCGGCGGGTGATCTGCATGGCTCGGCTCCTTCGCCTGGTTGATCGCTGTTACAGACTTCGGGGCGTGCGCCCTCAGGCCGGTGCGAGGCCGCTCTGCGCCAGCACCTCGCCGACCAGATAGAGCGATCCGCAGATCAGGAAGCGGGGGGTCGGCTCGCTCTGCCAGTTCGTCGAGACCAGCCGGATCGCTTCCTCGACGGACTCGCAGGGCTCGGCGTCGAGGCCCGCCTCGATCGCCGCATCGGCGAGATCGTCGGGGTCGATGCCGGCGTCGGAGGCGTTCACCGGCACGGTGAAGACATGCCGGGCGATGCCGCCGAAGGCGGCGAAGAAGCCCACCGGATCCTTGGTGTTGATCATCCCGACGATCAGGAACAGCGGCCGCTGAACACGGTCTTCCATATCGGCCAGCGTCTCGGCGATGGCAGCCCCGGCGCCCGGGTTGTGGCCCCCGTCGAGCCAGATCTCGGCGCCCGGCACGGCGGCGCGCCACAGCGGCCCGGCGGCGATCTGCTGCATGCGTCCCGGCCATTCGACATTCGCCATGCCGGCCTCGATCGCCGCATCGCTCGGCGAAAAGCCGGCGTGGCGGAGCGCCGCGATCGCCGTCGCGGCATTGGTCAGCTGGTGCCGGCCGGAAAGTCGCGGCATCGGCAGGTCGAGAAGGCCGGTGTCGTCCTGGTAGACGAGGCGGCCGTGCTCGGCGAAGGCGAAGAAATCCTGGCCGTAGGTGATCAGCGGGGCGCCGGCGCGGTCGGCCATCGAGGTCAGCACCTCGAGCGCCACGTCCTCGCTCTGCTGGCCGACGATCACCGGTACGCCGGGCTTGATGATCCCGCCCTTCTCGGCGGCGATCAGTTCGACGCGGTCGCCGAGATAGGACTGGTGGTCGAGCGAGATCGAGGTGATGACGCTCGCCGCCGGGCGGTCGATGACGTTGGTGGCGTCGAACCGGCCGCCAAGACCCACCTCGACGATGGCGACGTCCGCCGGCTGCTCGGAAAACAGGATGAAGGTCACCGCGGTCAGGATCTCGAAGACGGTGATCGGCTGGCCTGCATTCGCCGCCGCCGCGCGCCGCACCGCATCGGCCAGCATCGCATCGTCGACCAGCGCGCCCCGGCGGCCGGGGCGGCCGAGCCGGTAGCGCTCGTGCCAGTTGACGAGGTGCGGCGAGGTATGGACGTGGACGGCGCGCCCGTCCGCCTCGAGGATCGCCTGGCAGAAGGCGGTGACCGATCCCTTGCCGTTGGTGCCGGCGACGTGGATCACCGGCGGCAGCGCGTGCTGCGGCTCTCCGAGCGCGGCCAGCAGCCGGCGGATGCGCTCCAGCGACAGATCGAACCCCTTCGGATGCTTGTGCATCAGGGCCTCGATCTCGGCAGTGGCGAGAGAGGTCGTGGTCATTGCGGACAGTTACGCCAGCGTACCGGCGGATGCAAAACCCGGCTCAGGCGACGGGCTCGGCGTGTGAAGCGGCATCGGCGCCTTCGGCCGCCTGGCGCAGGCGGCCGGCGTCGGTGGCGAGCGGCGTGCGGGTCAGGAGACTGAGCAGCGTGGCGATCTTCGCCTTCAGCTCGTGGCGGTGCACGACCATGTCGACCATGCCGTGCGCCATCAGGTACTCGGCGCGCTGGAAGCCCTCGGGCAGCTTCTCCCGGATCGTCTGCTCGATGACCCGCGCGCCGGCAAAGCCGATCACCGCGCCCGGCTCGGCGATGTGGACGTCGCCCAGCATGGCGTAGGAGGCCGAGACGCCGCCGGCCGTCGGATTGGTGAGCACGACGATGTAGGGAAGTCCCGCCTCCTTCAGCATCTCGACTGCGACGGTGGTGCGCGGCAGCTGCATCAGCGACAGGATGCCCTCCTGCATGCGGGCGCCGCCCGAGGCGGCAAACAGCACCATCGGCCGCTTCTCGGCGATCGCCACCTCGAAGCTGCGCACGATCGCCTCGCCGGCGGCCATGCCGAGCGAGCCGCCCATGAAGGCGAAGTCCTGCACCGTCGCGACGATCGGCAGGCCGGCGATCGAGCCCTTCGCCGCCATCACCGCGTCGTCCATCTCGGCCTTGGCGCGATATTCCTTCAGCCGGTCGGTATAGCGCTTGGAGTCACGGAATTTCAGCGGGTCGACCGGGGCCTTCGGCAGGTCGATCAGATCGTAGGCGCCATCGTCGAAGAAGCTCGCCAGTCGGTCCTTGGCGCGAATGCGCATGTGGAAGCCGGACGAGGGAATGACCCAC
It encodes:
- the addA gene encoding double-strand break repair helicase AddA, producing MSGFVGIEQTLATQARAANPTLSVFVSANAGSGKTHVLTERVVRLLLSGVEPARILCLTYTKAAAAEMSTRVFARLARWATAAPDELEKEIAALDGSRPDPARVAAARRLFAEALETPGGLKIQTIHAFCEAILHQFPLEANVPGHFEVLDETESAALLGEARRRLITGASATLAKDDAAQLLAEAFATALSLAGEWGLDQLIDEIVRKRDAIRRHVDEAGGLTGAIDLLRRALGVPSDAAEASILAEAFPGDGWDETFCRKLLALAGTSDKQTDRTLCERLTALLDPSNALDHVGRYNKLRTICLTQKGAPCKPGSVATKAVTDFIEDFGDRLERFQAHLAGVEDRLASLRLFEASRAALVLADRLERDYALLKRRRGRLDFEDLIVRTADLLTRSEASSWVHYKLDQGIDHVLIDEAQDTSPRQWQVMRQLVDEFFAGAGARNVARTVFAVGDEKQSIYSFQGASPRMFGEERRAMARRARDAGAAFETVRLTQSFRTAAPVLAAVDKVFADPLNRKGVAFDDEVPTHHTARGQAPGLVEIWPAYVAEAQPESRDWLQPLDHEPANSPANRLARRIAAQIGAWLGDTIAHKGGTKRLSPGDFIVLVRKRSVFVAAMAKALRDEKIAVAGADRLVITDHIAVKDLMALGRTVANFEDDLSLAEVLKSPLFDFSDDELMALALSREDWEPLSLGLRRLAGPEGLVRLPEFVPDETAAAFLAKARAALARLDTLRDRAGFETIFAFYARILGPEGGRRQLTARLGSDSGEVIDAFLDLALSEEEAGMPGLDAFLSRLASAPPVLKREMDQGRGAVRIMTTHAAKGLEAPVVFLVDPGSAPFVHAHGARLMEWPTMPGLRPGQAPGFVWRAAKELENGVVAELKETEKELAEEEYRRLLYVGMTRAADRLVICGTAGTRGPNEAAWLPRVQAALEADCRPVEDSDGAVIAWRYGDDGPAGTVSQEGPSVQPDAAPARPLDLSPLPPEILPPRPLSPSSAGAATEIEPVEMAGTIDAGFVSPVLGAGETPSLAIRRGLIVHRLLQVLPELAAGEREAAAERFVAASADDMSQGEQARLVASALAVLEAPDFAPIFAPGSRAEVSVVGEIRLAGRAFRVNGTIDRLAVTPEAVLIVDYKTNRPPPATLADVAPAYVLQLALYREILKPLYPDRPILAALLFTEAPRLIPLDEATMEAAIARRSSADVAERGDPAVVAAGSTERQPNAPVA
- the addB gene encoding double-strand break repair protein AddB, whose protein sequence is MNANILSIPPGRPFLPTLADSLLAGRIVPSFSYRGDPLALADVTIYVPTRRAARALAGEFSRALGKGSAILPAIRPIGESDAADLFAAPQERPTLLPVMDELTRRLHLARLARHWRAATAASERQALGLEAPVLPASAADALWLAGDLGTLLDEVETEGTSLAGIAALAPDDLADWWRLTLQFLAIVTEHWPALLAEQGRVSEAAARNAWLRGEAERLRRDGARGPVILAGSTATAPATLELMHAIAHLEQGALVLPGLDRHLPPATFDAIARDASIAAPGHPQYGLKSILDRFARAPASVEHLAAGEDPALAAREAFVADALRPAETTDAWAEGSLKHGPEALDGMALVEAEDEREEAMAIACAMRDALADPQATAALITPDRNLARRVVSELSRFGIAANDSAGRPLSATAPGTLAATAIEVALKPGDPIALVALLKHPLTRLGMDAGEARRAARAIELIALRGSVGVADGAKLAAVQAARRKALEEHPRRYARPVRQVSAAERDLADTMAQRLEEALAPLVTLRSASGELADYALAITLCLEALARSPTGSAEELYAGEAGQALAGFLSGLVQAPRTGFDFAAAELPDVVAALMAGETVRPRGGLSARAFVWGTLEARLQHVDVAVLGGLNEGTWPAGARSGAFLSRVMRREIALDPPERRIGLAAHDFWMAMGTRRVILSRARRSGGAPAIASRWLQRLLTLAGPEGADRLVREGETFLVHARDLDRTGTAARVARPTPRPPLADRPTRYRITDVETLIRDPYAIHARDILRLEKLPELMRDPHAAERGNLFHEILGGFVIEGNDPEAEDAVAELLAIAREAFEAEALPADIHAVWWPRMETLATNYIVWERERGANVAERHAEIAGSQELPGLSTTLTGRADRIDLMRDGSTEIIDFKTGTTPSVSQARALLAPQLPLEGAMAKRGGFGEAATATRIADLVYVRLRERAVHGERLGTDGGKNGEPVDPDALSEEAFAKLLGLAAAYRQETTPFTSRVRPFLAGDMSGPYDHLARAQEWAIGMDEPGEEGTS
- the trxA gene encoding thioredoxin yields the protein MATKKIDTNNFKTDVLENAKPVVVDFWAEWCGPCKMIAPALEEISNEMPNIEVAKVNIDENPDIAAKFGVRSIPTLMLFKDGKPAAIQVGAQSKSKLVDWIKGAA